From the genome of Acropora palmata chromosome 8, jaAcrPala1.3, whole genome shotgun sequence:
TGCCTTTTTGCAAGGAGATTTGGATGAAGAGATTTTCATGAAGCAACCAGAAGGGTACATTGATGAAGAGCGACCGAATCATGTGTGTAGACTCAACAAAAGCATCTATGGCTTGAAACAAGCAGCGAGGTGTTGGAATTCCTCAATAGACACTTTTCTACTGTCTACAGAATACAGAAAGTGCACTGCTGATCCATGTGTGTATATGAAATCAGTGAAACGTCAAGATGGTGCGATTGATTTTGTCATCATTTCCCTATATGTTGATGATATTCTTCTCTTCTCAAACAACTCAGAAATGCTGAAGAGAGAAAAATTAGCACTCGCCAAAAGGTTTGATGTGGAACACCTGGGAGAATTGCACTACGTTCTTGGTATGTGTGTGAAACGAAATCGTGGATTGAGAACACTCTCAATTAGTCAAACCAAGTATCTGGAAGGAATACTCAAGAAATTTAATATGGACAAATGTAAGCCTGTTTCAACCCCACTGGAAGCTGGAAGAAAGTTTGAATCATTATCAGAAGATGACAAACCTGTCGATGCTAAGTTATTCCAAATGGCAATTGGTTGCTTGACTTATGCTGCTACGATAAGTCGACCAGATTTAGCTGCTGCTGTTGGTGTTCTTTCAAAGTTCATGGCAAAGCCAGGGAAGGAACAGTGGCAGGGAATCAAGAGGATTTTACGCTATGTTCAGGGAACTTGAACTACGGCCTTGTGTTCTCTACTGAAGGAATTGATCCTACGTTAACAGGATATTCTGATGCAGATTGGGGAGGCACACGACGTTCCACCACTGGATATGTTTTCCAAATCCAAGGGAGCACTGTAAGCTGGTGCAGTAAGCAACAAGCATGTGTTTGAAGGTCTAGCACTGAAGCTGAATATATAGCACTCAGCACAGCTTGTCAAGAGGGAGTATGGTTAAGATTACTTTCAGATATCCAAATCAAGCAAAATGGTCCATTAAATGTCTTTGAGGACAATCAAGGGGCAATTGAACTGTCGAAGAATCCAAAGTTTCACAACCGTACGAAGCATATAGATGTGTCATATCACTATGTGAGAGAGCAAGTCAATCTGAATATAATTTCTGTGAAGTATTGTCCCACAGAAGATATGATTGCTGATGCGATGACCAAGGGTTTAAGCAAGACAGTCTTTGAAAAGTTCAGGAACAAACTGGGTGTACTTGAGATCAAGGATTGACATTGAACTTgttcttgtttatttattatatagtGTGATCATTAAGTGGGAGTGTTAAGAAATAATGAATTCACACTATATTATCTGTTAAGTTGTTGTTTACATATTTCTTTAGTGAGGTTAGGACATCACGTGCTTGGGACATGCGAATCACGGGTTGTAGGAACTTCTTGCTTGTTACCTCCTTCTCAGATGACGAACGTGTTGTGCTTTCGTAAACATCTTCAATAAAATTGAGTTTACATTCAAAACTTTAACAGTTCCCTTCCTTGGcccttgaatttttttagtaaaaaatTCTAAGACTGATTTGCGGGTTAATTGGGACAATTTGCAAAAATCACGAACCAGCCTATTCTCTCTGTCGTAAGAGATAGTCTTGTTTTCCTCGCTGTACGATACTCCGTAGCTTGAACGAGCCTTCTTCACTGCTTTTAAAATGAGAGAGAAAACTTCCACAGACATGGCACCTTTAAATTGCACCCTCCAGGCATTACAGGCCTTCATTCGGGGACCAAGACGCCTGTAGATCATTTTGTCCCAAATCTTCAATTCCCCCTCGAGGATTAAGGCAACTTGAATTAGCGAATGCCTTGCTTGTTCCAAAGAGCTTTGTCCTACACGGTATTTGTCATAAAGTGACTTGATAGCTACTCTAATCTCTTGTTCGAACGCAAATAGGTTATCAATGTCATTATGAAGGGGACGAACAGCCTTCACCACATTGGAGAGTGCTCCTTcgaccgccattttgaaaagatgTTCTTACATTCATGAGTACCACCGCTGTGCGCTCTCGACAAACAGGGGGGGGTTAAAGTTCCACTTTTCAGGACACGACAGCCTGGCGTGAAATGTTTCTGTGCAATTTTGTACTAAAAGTACTGCGAAAGGCAAGTTTTTAAAACTGTGTTGTGTATTCGAAATAACTATGGTCCTCCCAAAAAAACCTTTGTTTACAAACGTTTTGGTTATGATTTTCCAGCTATTCAAATTACCGTGCCCACTAAGAGTCAAGGAACGCAATGCACTCTTCTAAAAGAGATGTTTGTTACATCAACACCTTGCGCAACTGACGATGAACCATCAGTTTCGGAAGAGGAGATGGACGCAGATGATGACTCTTTATATCTTCCCAAGCCTGAGGATGAGATGTATGAAGATGGAGATTTTGCCGATTTCGAAGATTGTATGTACAAGTGAGTTCCACAAAAACAATTGATCATTAACCTGTGATATgcattcatttctttcttttgttatcttttttaatCATTGTTTACACACGGTTAAAATTCATCAGGTACACTGAACTGCCTAACATCCTAAATTTAGAATTCTTATTGTAACATTATACAACACATCGATACAACCCGTTTTACGTGAATGCCGTGTGTTCAAAAATTATCCTAGAGAAAGTTTTTACACTGATGTAATGAACCAGACGGATTCCAATGAGTGCAAACGCTGCATTTATCTGGTGAACAGATCTCAAGGGAATAAACACTTGAAATCTTATATTGACAGACAACCGCTTGGCAATACACTCGCTTACAAACAGAAGTTGTTTCTTGTGGCAGAATCGTCACTGTTGAGTTTATTTGAGTTTTGCCCTGTGTGTCAAAACTGGCATGGGCTAATGGATGGTAAGTATGTTAAGTTCTTTATTTGGAGAGTCAGATGACATTGGATCTCATTTCAGTGTACCATATTATCTTCCTGGTAAGTATGTTGAGTTATCTTGGTTGAGTTtagtaaataaaatattcacAATTGATTGGCTATGCATCTGGTGAGTATTTTCCTAAAGCTGTTTCATACTACATAAAGCTGAGGCAATTAATTGTGGTAATGTATTGACTGTTCCCTGCTAATGCAAGACTAATGAATTTTCCATTAATGAATTGTTTGGAACCATGTACGCTTTGCTTATTCCATCTGTAATCAATTTAATGTTTGCTGCTTGCTAGCAATTAATTATCATCTACTAGGCATTTTCATTAATAAATGTTACTTAAAGCTTTCTTCTAGGAGAGAGGTTTTGTGCCCAGAAGAGACCAGGAACATCTTGTGTGCAGTTCAGTTGGCCAATCCACATCAGATTGCTGAGGCAGCCATGAAATATCTTCCTTGAAAAAGGCCATAAGAAATGTCTTCTTCAAGGAAGTAGATGCCCAATGTGCCATGCTTTGTGCCAGAAAAAGTTCTGAGCCATCAGTTCTGCATGTCCCTTCTGAACGTCACAAAAATCTAGTGGAGCTCCGTTGGAATAACATCCTGACCGAAATGAGAGAGCGTGCCCCAGATGTTTTGGATTTCATGGCTACTGTGGCTAtaccaaaattaaaagaaaatgatggAAGACAAGTGATGCCTTTATGTACTGCATATGGGATCCTAATGAATGTCAGATGTAGAGAGCTCTCTCTTGTTCAAAAGATAAATGCTGTTTTGCTTGGAGTTGGAGGTGCAACAAAAAGGGTCAgtgaatttgtaattttttgttccttgCCAACGATATCTGAGAGATACATCGTACATGATGAACTGCTGTCAGCAGGGGCTGATGGTAGGGCAATTCTCCTAGGTGTGAATTATTGTTCTGACTGCTGACTGACATGATAGCCAAATACGTCATTGAACTACCATGTTTTACAGATAAAGGCAGACAATTTTGCCATTTCCTACTccacctgttttttttttttccttttttcaactGCATTCATGTAGTATTATTGGATTAACTCAGTATTATTATAGTAAATTGTACTGTGTTAAGACTACATAATGCACATCAAAATATTGATCCTCCTAAATGAACATTTAATGTATCATCATCTGACAACTGTGTGTGAATTGAAACTGATTTCTGCTGCATTAATCCATTTTCTACAGACCTTTGAAAGGCTGAACAAATCGGGAATAACACAGTCGAGGGAAAGCTTCCGCAACATTATGGATAATCTTGGTTCAAATCTGTCCTCAATAATTAAGGCAAAAGTTGATTCTGGCCAAGAGCTAAGGGTTGTCTTTGACAACTTTGATTTCAGAATTCTGACCAACATAATTCTTTGCAATCATCGCAACTCTGACATGCATTGGATAGCTCAGCATGTCCCATTTGACAGAGTTccatccagccatcttgatgATTCAAAGCCAAGTGTACCTAACATTAAGGACTTTGACAATATCAACTACCTGATGAGTAAGACCGAGCTTGATCAGCAACGGgataatattatattatccTTGTTGCCAATGTGCTCATAGAATTCTTCCCAGCACTTGAACCTGGTTAATAAATTACACAGCTCCTGCATACTGTTAAATTATAGGTTTCTCTAACATTTGGGTTATCATACTAAGTACAGGGAACCCCTGAATGGCAAATTCTATTTGCTATCCATGACAAACACAAAAGGCAACATGTGTTTTCAGTAGGAGTAGAATCTTAGTTCATAGCAAATGTCTAGATCCTGGAAGGAATAAGTGGCTAAGCCTGACTGCTCATCAAGGGGCTGTCTATACAATATAGCAAAAGTCACCACTGATTGTTTTTAGAATAGTAGCTTAGATTAGTTCCTCTCCCCCAGGTGTGGAAAAGGGCCTTTATAGAAAACATCTAATACAAAATAATCAAGAAATGTGTTCTTAAATGataactttattttgaagCCTTGAttagtgaaagaaaaaatgagaaatgaaCACTAAAGCAgcttttgaaataaaacataTAAATACCATTGCAGAACCAAATGAGCTTCATCTATGACTATTGCTCGCACTCTCCTCTGCAATTCCTCTCCTTTTAACATATTTGCTAAGGTTTTGTTGTCCACAAAAACCTCTGGATGCCCAAACAGCAAACTACATTTGTTAACATCTTTTGGGATCCTAACCTTCTGCTCTTCATCTTCCACGGTACTTTGTAAAACACAGACATTAACACAACCTTTCAACTTCTGCCACTGATCCCGGATCAGTGCATTTAACGGCGACACAATGATGACTACCGACTCTCTTTGTTTACCTTCACTTTCCATAAAATCAAAAATCGCAGGCAACACTTGATAACAGAGGGATTTCCCTAAACCAGTTGCCAACACAGTCAGTACATCTCTTTCCTCATGGCAAACGGCACTTACCACATCGTGCTGCTCCTTTTTCAATTCTAGGTTAGGATTTCCTAATTTTGTCACATAAAATTCAATACCATCGTGAAATACTTTTTGCCCATTCATCGCCATTTTGTAAAGACGCTTACGCCTGCGCAGTTAAACTCATGACATGAATCTTGTCATCCGAAACGCTTTATCCCAGAGTCTCTTGCTTCCCGTTCCGCTGTACAAGGGGAAAGTAGACTCTGGGAGCGagattgaaacaaaagtaaaagaaaaagtaaaaccCAAGTTAATTTAAACTCAATCTATCGTATTGTTGCTCAGGTGATGCACAGAGATCAGTGCATGCACTCTTACTGATCGAGAATTGTGCCATATCTTACCATAATCACCTTGCACAACGATTAAACACTGATGCTGcactcattttcaaaatcattacCACCCATTTTCTTTATGTTTCTGTAATTATAGTGGTAACACGACTGAGTGGAgcccaattcggtctgtaatcctATAAGTGCATAATTATGTATATAAAACTGGGATGACTATAGCTGCATAGTGGTAGTCCGATTAAGAAACCATTATCTATATGCATACAAGGCAGTCGGGTACGgtgtcgaaaaaaaaaaaaaaacatacatacCAGGCAGTCTGAATTTTtctaacaataaaaatacctACTGGTTATTGAAAGGTCTATAGTTATAAGTTTTAGTCTAAGACGAAACCTGGAAAAGCTCTGGTAAATTAAAACATGCATGATAAGGAAACcaaaattgaaacttggcGGTTTAAAATCGTAACTGACTGGAGGAATAACGTTGTTTTGTAACAAATTACTTATAAATGGTTTGTTAAGAAGTTTATCAGAAAGCAAAGACCCCTTACCTCTATACAGCTGACATAAACGCAAATGCAGATCCAGCTCCAAAAAGTTTTCAATCTTCTTCTTTCCATCCCGACATTTATCCTTCAAACACTCCACTTGGCCTATACGAATTCTTCCCAGACAGTTTCTGCAATAAGGGTGCTTTTTGGGGGCAGGCTCCCCAAAAAGATCAGCGAAGTACTTCTTGAGCAGGTAGGCAGATGTGACAAATTTGTGACTATCCGGTAACAAAGCACATAGGCCTTTAACCAAATCGATCAAGGCCTACCCAGAGAGCTCATGTCTTGATGCAAAGAGCATTACTACAATCATTGCACCGAGGTTTGACACTTTGGCTTTTTCGTACAACGGCACATCATCATCACTAGTCtcattgtcatcattttcCAAGTCATCGCTTTCTTCGACGTCTTGCTCGCTGTCTGAGCTCAAGCTTGTGCTAAGTTCAAAGTCACTTTCGAATTCCTCGCTTGTGTCTGAATCGCCCACTAGATCAGACGAGTTGACGAgaagtgaaacaaattcaCCCATATGATCCTCGTTTAACTGTTCATTGCAAAATACTGCATCATTAGCCTGTCCTTCGCTTGCAGAGGAGGGCATGCGCTGAGCGGTATTGTAGTGTTTATACCTATTAGAAGCTATGTCTTAGCTGTCAAGTAACCGGTAGTTATTGGTTAGCACACCCTGAACCGCAGTTATGTGATTATTGTGAAGATATCATTGTACATATAGATACTTGATTCAGGTGTAATAAAGCAGGTGTGTAAAGCACTTGGCCTGACTCACTGTATACTCTATAGCAGTACTTCAAACCCTAATACACAACTGGCGATGAGGATGGCCACTCTCGGAACAATAGAGTCCTTCAACCCCAGTATAGAAGACTGGAACGCGTACAGCAAACGTTTTGAACAGTACGTGATCGCTAACGACATCAAAGACGAGAAGAAGATAGTGGCAACCTTTTTGACAACGATCGGCAGCAAGACCTACAACGTCTTGAGGGATTTGCTTGCCCCAGCAAAGCCATCGGAAGTCAAGTTTGAAGAGTTGGTGGAAACTTCACGGGACCACAACAACCGAAACCAATCGTGATAGCCGAACGATTTCACTTTCATAAGCGGGAACAGCACGAGGGGGAAGGTGTGGCGGCGTACAGCACAGCCTTGAAGAAATGTTCAGAACACTGTGCCTTTGGCACTTTCTTAGAGGAAGCACTTAGAGACCATTTCGTCTGCGGGCTAAAAAGTAAACAGACACAAAAGAGACTGTTGGCAGAAAAAGAGCTCACCTGGAAGGCAGCCGTGGAAATTGCATTGGCAATGGAAGTTGCAGATAAGCAAGCCAGCAATTTCAGGAATTCGCCCGAGACTGGGGGCATAAACTATGTTAAACCACCGCATCCTCCGAAAAcacacaagaaaagaaagccgTGTTTCCGTTGTGGTGAAGACCACGCCCCTCAGAAATGCCAATTTAAAGATGAGAATTGTAGGAACTGCAAATCGAAAGGGCACATTGCCAAGATGTGCAAAAAGAAGGATCCAACCGCGCATACAGAGCAAAATTGGAGGAAACAATCAGTTCGGTATGTGGTAGCTGGCGACCAACCTCCAAACAATCAAGACGACGAGTTCAAGCTGTTCCAAATCAGTCAAGAAAAGCCTGAACCGTCTATCACGCTTCCAGTAAAAGTGAACGGCGAAGACTGTTCAATGGAATTGGACACTGGTGCGTCCGTTTCGATCATGTCCGAAGAGGCTTGGAAGAAAAGATTCCCAAAGGCTCCGTTGGAGAGACCCACACTAAAGTTGCGTACGTACACTGGGGAAGCCCTTGACATCATCGGACAGGCGCACGTGCAAGTCGCATATCAAGACCAGACCGCAAACTTGCCGCTTCAGATAATCAAAGGAAAAGGACCAAGCCTATTTGGAAGGAACTGGCTTAGAGACATTAAATTGAATTGGGGGTCAAACAAGAAGATAAGTTGTGATCTAGATAATGTTTTAACTAAACATAAATCAGTGTTTAATGACGAATTAGATACTATGGAAGGCACCAAGGCTAAGTTGTTTGTCAAATCCGGCTCAAAGCCAAAGTTTTTCAAACCGCGCCCAGTTCCGCATGCTTTAAAGGGAGCTATAGAGCAAGAATTGGATCGCTTAGAAGGCATGGGAGTAATTGAAAAGGTCCGCTACTCAGAGTGGGCGGCACCTATAGTTCCTGTGGAAAAGCCTGATAATTCCATAAGAGTTTGTGGGGATTACAAAATTACCGTTAATTCCGTTTTGGAAGTTGATCAGCATCCGTTGCCAAACCCCGAAGAATTATTCGTTGCATTAAGTGGGGGAGTCAAATTCAGTAAGTTAGATTTGTCAAGAGCTTATCAACAAATTCTTTTAGACGAAGATTCAAGAGAGTATGTGACCATAAATACTCACAAGGGTCTGTATAGACCAACTCGTTTACCTTTTGGGGTATCCTCTGCCTCAGCTATTTTTCAATCGAAAATCGAGCAAGTACTCCAGGGTATACCGATGGTAGTTTGTAGAGTAGACGACATGTTAATATCGGGTAAAGATGACCAAGAGCATTTGAGCAATCTTAGTGGAGTTTTAACTAGGTTGGAAAGTGCCGGTTTGAGGTTAAAACTTAGCAAATGTCAGTTCATGCAGCCAACTGTTGAGTATCTAGGTTACCGGATAGATGCTCAAGGATTGCACGCAATCGAGAAAAAGGTCGAAGCCATTCGACATGCGCCAGCACCCGAAAACCAGCAGCAACTGAGATCATTTCTCGGTATGATCAATTATTATTCGAAATTCATAAGCAATTATTCGACCATCACCCATCCACTAAACGAATTACTAAAGGACGGGGTCGAATGGAAATGGTCCGAAAATCAGCAAAAGTCGTTTCAACAACTCAAGGACAAACTGTCCAACGTGCCGGTTTTAACGCACTTCCGCGACACCTTGCCGTTAAAACTCGACACGGATGCCTCGCAGTATGGCATAGGCGCGGTTATTTCGCACGTGTTACCATCTGGAGAAGAGCAACCGATTGCTTATGCTTCGCGCACATTGTCCAAAAGCGAACGTAATTATTCCCAAATTGAAAAGGAAGCGCTTAGCATAATTTTTGGAGTAAAAAAGTTTCACCAATACCTCTACGGGAGAAAGTTTCTCTTAGTCACGGATCACAAACCATTGACTACAGTGCTTGGACCGAAAAGCGGAATTCCTACTTTAGCAGCCGCACGATTACAAAGATGGGCACTACTACTCGCCGCGTATCAATATGATATCGAACATCGATCAACAGAAAAGCATGCAAACGCCGATTGTCTATCCCGTTTGCC
Proteins encoded in this window:
- the LOC141889736 gene encoding uncharacterized protein LOC141889736, with product MAVEGALSNVVKAVRPLHNDIDNLFAFEQEIRVAIKSLYDKYRVGQSSLEQARHSLIQVALILEGELKIWDKMIYRRLGPRMKACNAWRVQFKGAMSVEVFSLILKAVKKARSSYGVSYSEENKTISYDRENRLVRDFCKLSQLTRKSVLEFFTKKIQGPRKGTVKVLNVNSILLKISAETPFTISFLKRTQQVEISVHYKFTNEFGCTFS
- the LOC141890820 gene encoding putative ATP-dependent DNA helicase Q1; amino-acid sequence: MAMNGQKVFHDGIEFYVTKLGNPNLELKKEQHDVVSAVCHEERDVLTVLATGLGKSLCYQVLPAIFDFMESEGKQRESVVIIVSPLNALIRDQWQKLKGCVNVCVLQSTVEDEEQKVRIPKDVNKCSLLFGHPEVFVDNKTLANMLKGEELQRRVRAIVIDEAHLVLQWYLYVLFQKLL